A genomic window from Fibrobacterota bacterium includes:
- the rplD gene encoding 50S ribosomal protein L4, with protein sequence MAKAPLFNQAGAKTGEIDLPDELFAQSVNEALLHEAVVIHLGNQRQGTAMGKNRALVSGGGKKPFKQKGTGHARQGTSTSPINVRGGKPFAPVPHLYTRKLNQKAKSVALASALSLRAGAGKVVVFETLAPAAPKTKDFIKVLESAALYGSKALILVDANNQNLTLASRNVPNVNLQRASDLNVYDVLQSDTLVLTKASIEALKVRKEAA encoded by the coding sequence ATGGCGAAGGCACCTCTTTTCAACCAGGCGGGAGCCAAGACCGGCGAGATCGACTTGCCGGACGAGCTCTTCGCCCAGTCGGTGAATGAAGCGTTGCTTCACGAAGCGGTTGTGATCCACCTGGGCAACCAGCGTCAGGGCACGGCCATGGGCAAGAACCGCGCGCTGGTTTCCGGCGGCGGCAAGAAGCCCTTCAAGCAGAAGGGAACTGGCCACGCTCGCCAGGGAACTTCCACTTCGCCGATCAACGTTCGCGGTGGCAAGCCCTTCGCGCCCGTTCCTCACCTCTACACTCGCAAGCTCAACCAGAAGGCCAAGAGCGTCGCTCTTGCTTCGGCCCTGAGCCTGCGCGCCGGTGCCGGCAAAGTGGTGGTGTTCGAGACTTTGGCTCCGGCCGCACCTAAGACCAAGGACTTCATCAAGGTTCTCGAGTCCGCGGCGCTGTATGGTTCCAAGGCCCTGATCCTCGTCGACGCGAACAACCAGAATCTGACCTTGGCCTCACGCAACGTGCCCAACGTCAATCTGCAGCGCGCTTCCGACCTCAACGTTTACGATGTGCTCCAGTCCGACACTCTCGTGTTGACCAAGGCGTCCATCGAGGCCCTCAAGGTCCGCAAGGAGGCCGCATGA
- the tuf gene encoding elongation factor Tu, whose translation MAKEKFERSKPHMNVGTIGHVDHGKTTLTAAITTVAARLFGGQARGYDQIDNAPEEKARGITINTSHVEYSSEARHYAHVDCPGHADYVKNMITGAAQMDGAILVVAATDGPMPQTREHILLARQVGVPAIVVYMNKCDMVDDAELLDLVEMEVRELLSKYGFPGDDTPIIRGSALKSLEGEKSAYGEDSIKALLTAVDTFIPMPARAIDKTFLMSIEDVFSITGRGTVGTGRIEQGVVKIQEEVERVGLSEDTKKFVVTGVEMFRKLLDRGEAGDNVGILLRGCEKSDIERGQVLAKPGTIKPHTAFKAEIYVLSKEEGGRHTPFFKGYRPQFYFRTTDVTGSIELPEGVEMVMPGDTISISGELITPVAMDKGLKFAIREGGRTIGAGTVTEIIK comes from the coding sequence ATGGCCAAGGAAAAGTTCGAGCGTAGCAAGCCGCACATGAACGTCGGCACCATCGGTCACGTGGACCATGGCAAGACCACCCTGACCGCTGCTATCACGACTGTTGCGGCTCGTCTCTTCGGTGGCCAAGCTCGCGGTTACGACCAAATCGACAACGCTCCCGAAGAGAAGGCTCGTGGAATCACGATCAACACTTCTCACGTGGAGTACTCGTCGGAGGCTCGTCACTATGCGCACGTGGACTGCCCAGGACACGCTGACTACGTGAAGAACATGATCACCGGCGCGGCCCAAATGGACGGCGCGATCCTGGTGGTTGCCGCCACCGACGGCCCGATGCCCCAGACCCGCGAGCACATCCTGCTCGCCCGTCAGGTCGGCGTTCCGGCCATCGTGGTGTACATGAACAAGTGCGACATGGTGGACGACGCCGAACTCCTCGACCTGGTCGAAATGGAAGTTCGCGAGTTGCTCTCCAAGTACGGCTTCCCCGGCGACGACACCCCGATCATTCGTGGTTCGGCTCTGAAGTCCTTGGAAGGCGAAAAGTCCGCTTACGGCGAAGACTCCATCAAGGCTCTTCTGACCGCCGTGGACACCTTCATCCCGATGCCGGCTCGCGCCATCGACAAGACCTTCCTGATGTCCATCGAAGACGTCTTCTCGATCACCGGTCGTGGTACTGTCGGTACCGGCCGTATCGAGCAGGGTGTCGTGAAGATCCAGGAAGAAGTCGAACGCGTTGGTCTGTCGGAAGACACCAAGAAGTTCGTCGTCACCGGCGTGGAAATGTTCCGCAAGTTGTTGGATCGCGGCGAAGCCGGCGACAACGTGGGCATCTTGCTTCGCGGTTGCGAAAAGTCCGACATCGAGCGTGGTCAAGTTTTGGCCAAGCCCGGTACCATCAAGCCTCACACCGCCTTCAAAGCCGAGATCTACGTGCTTTCGAAGGAAGAGGGCGGACGTCACACTCCGTTCTTCAAGGGCTACCGTCCTCAGTTCTACTTCCGGACCACCGACGTGACCGGATCGATCGAACTGCCCGAGGGAGTTGAAATGGTGATGCCAGGCGACACCATCTCGATTTCCGGCGAGCTCATCACCCCAGTGGCGATGGACAAGGGCCTGAAGTTCGCCATCCGCGAGGGTGGACGTACCATCGGCGCCGGCACCGTCACCGAAATCATCAAGTAA
- the rplC gene encoding 50S ribosomal protein L3: MKGILGKKLGMTQVFLEDGTAYGVTVIQAGPCKVTQVRSQENDGYEAVQLGFGQTKAKNNSKAELGHFAKSGLESAPMHVVELPYEGDAPSVGTDITVSMFEGVKKVIVRGTSKGRGFAGTIKRYNFQRGRETHGNVNHRAPGSAGQHTYPARTIPGKKFPGHMGNHACTTKNLQLVKYDAENNLLFVRGAVPGPINGLVIVEKI, encoded by the coding sequence ATGAAGGGCATCCTCGGTAAAAAGCTCGGAATGACCCAGGTCTTCTTGGAAGACGGCACCGCCTATGGCGTGACCGTGATCCAAGCGGGTCCCTGCAAGGTCACCCAGGTCCGTTCGCAAGAGAACGACGGCTACGAAGCCGTCCAGCTCGGATTCGGACAGACCAAGGCAAAGAACAACTCCAAGGCGGAGCTCGGCCATTTCGCCAAGTCCGGTCTGGAATCTGCGCCGATGCATGTGGTTGAACTTCCTTACGAGGGCGACGCGCCTTCCGTGGGAACGGACATCACCGTCAGCATGTTCGAAGGCGTCAAGAAGGTGATCGTTCGCGGCACCTCCAAGGGCCGCGGATTCGCAGGCACCATCAAGCGCTACAACTTCCAGCGCGGACGCGAGACCCACGGTAACGTGAACCATCGCGCCCCTGGCTCGGCGGGTCAGCACACTTACCCTGCTCGTACGATTCCTGGCAAGAAGTTCCCCGGTCACATGGGTAACCACGCTTGCACCACCAAGAATCTGCAGCTGGTCAAGTACGATGCCGAGAACAACCTCCTGTTCGTCCGTGGAGCCGTCCCTGGCCCCATCAACGGACTCGTGATCGTGGAGAAGATCTGA
- the rpsJ gene encoding 30S ribosomal protein S10, whose product MAATKIRIRLKSFDHRMIDKSAADIVRTAKNTGARISGPVPLPTSRSVYTVLRSPHIDKKSREQFETRVHKRLIDIMDTTPQTIDSLMKLDLPAGVEVEIKV is encoded by the coding sequence ATGGCAGCCACAAAAATCAGAATCCGTTTGAAGAGCTTCGATCATCGCATGATCGACAAGTCGGCGGCCGACATCGTTCGTACGGCCAAGAACACCGGTGCCCGAATCTCGGGTCCGGTGCCTCTGCCGACCAGCCGTTCCGTCTACACCGTCCTGCGTTCGCCGCACATCGACAAGAAGTCGCGCGAACAGTTCGAGACTCGCGTTCACAAGCGCTTGATCGACATCATGGACACCACCCCACAGACCATCGACTCGCTGATGAAGTTGGATCTTCCGGCCGGCGTCGAGGTCGAGATCAAGGTCTAA
- the rplB gene encoding 50S ribosomal protein L2: MALKSFNPLTPVLRTKTVSDFAEITTDKPFKALTEGKKRTGGRNAQGRITSRRRGGGAKQAYRKIDFRRDRLDVPAVVETIEYDPNRTARIALIKFIDGQRRYILAPLGLKVGAKVITSATAPIEPGNVMPLEKIPLGTQVHNIELTSGRGGQIVRSAGGVAEVASREDGYVTVKLPSGEYRRVLGRNYATIGQVGNLEHENISLGSAGRARHMGRRPKVRGVVMNPVDHPMGGGEGKTSGGRQPVSPWGKKAKGGRTRNNKRTDKFIVRSRHAK, encoded by the coding sequence ATGGCCCTGAAGTCTTTTAACCCACTGACTCCCGTCCTCCGTACCAAGACGGTATCGGACTTCGCGGAGATCACCACCGACAAGCCTTTCAAGGCTCTGACGGAAGGCAAGAAGCGCACCGGCGGCCGCAACGCCCAAGGTCGCATCACTTCCCGCCGTCGTGGCGGCGGTGCCAAGCAAGCTTATCGCAAGATCGACTTCCGTCGTGATCGCTTGGACGTGCCCGCGGTCGTCGAGACCATCGAGTACGATCCCAATCGCACGGCTCGTATCGCTCTGATCAAGTTCATCGACGGCCAGCGTCGCTACATCTTGGCTCCTCTGGGACTCAAGGTCGGCGCCAAGGTGATCACTTCCGCCACGGCTCCGATCGAGCCAGGCAACGTGATGCCCCTCGAGAAGATCCCTCTCGGCACCCAGGTCCACAACATCGAGCTTACCTCCGGTCGCGGCGGTCAGATCGTTCGTTCGGCCGGTGGCGTCGCGGAAGTCGCCTCTCGCGAAGATGGATACGTGACGGTCAAGCTGCCTTCCGGTGAATACCGCAGGGTGCTGGGTCGCAACTACGCCACGATCGGCCAGGTCGGCAACCTCGAGCATGAAAACATCTCGTTGGGTTCCGCAGGTCGCGCTCGCCACATGGGACGTCGTCCCAAGGTTCGCGGTGTGGTCATGAATCCCGTCGATCACCCAATGGGTGGTGGCGAAGGAAAGACATCCGGTGGTCGCCAGCCTGTCAGCCCCTGGGGCAAGAAGGCCAAGGGCGGCAGGACCAGAAACAACAAACGCACGGACAAGTTCATCGTCCGCTCGCGGCACGCCAAGTAA
- the rplX gene encoding 50S ribosomal protein L24, whose amino-acid sequence MKVKKGDRVVVLSGKDNGKTGLVIKAFPTEGKILVEGVNQIKKHVRPSPQDPKGGIKTMEAPIDASNVILLGKDGKPVRVGWKTSESGKRVRVSKASGESV is encoded by the coding sequence CTGAAGGTCAAGAAGGGAGACCGTGTTGTCGTGTTGTCCGGCAAGGACAATGGCAAGACTGGTCTCGTGATCAAGGCGTTCCCTACCGAGGGCAAGATCCTCGTCGAGGGCGTCAACCAGATCAAGAAACATGTGCGTCCTTCGCCTCAAGATCCCAAGGGTGGGATCAAGACGATGGAAGCTCCCATCGACGCATCTAACGTGATCCTGCTCGGCAAGGACGGCAAGCCCGTTCGTGTTGGCTGGAAGACGTCCGAGTCTGGAAAGCGCGTCCGCGTTTCCAAGGCCTCGGGCGAGTCGGTCTGA
- the rpmC gene encoding 50S ribosomal protein L29 gives MKIQKAEEIRQLSAEALGERLTEAKDALFQKKLQHSLGKLEDSASLRESKREIARLNTVITEKVKGNR, from the coding sequence ATGAAGATCCAGAAAGCCGAGGAAATCCGGCAGCTTTCCGCAGAGGCTCTTGGTGAGCGTCTGACGGAAGCCAAGGACGCCTTGTTCCAGAAGAAATTGCAGCACAGCTTGGGCAAGCTCGAGGACTCTGCGTCCTTGCGCGAATCCAAGCGAGAGATCGCACGGCTGAACACCGTCATCACCGAAAAGGTCAAGGGGAACCGATGA
- the rpsQ gene encoding 30S ribosomal protein S17: protein MSETQVESAATEARGRRKVLVGRVVSDKMDKSFTVSVERKKRHPKYGRVVTLSTQVMAHDELNDAKEGDLVEVMETRPLSARKRWRLVRIVERKR from the coding sequence ATGAGCGAGACGCAAGTCGAATCCGCTGCGACGGAAGCGCGTGGACGCCGCAAGGTCCTCGTGGGACGCGTTGTCAGCGACAAGATGGACAAGAGCTTCACCGTGAGTGTCGAGCGCAAGAAGCGCCACCCCAAGTATGGGCGTGTCGTGACGCTTTCCACTCAAGTGATGGCCCATGACGAGTTGAACGATGCCAAGGAAGGGGACCTCGTCGAGGTCATGGAGACCCGCCCCCTTTCGGCGCGCAAGCGCTGGCGTCTCGTTCGCATCGTCGAGCGGAAGCGCTGA
- the rpsH gene encoding 30S ribosomal protein S8 yields MASSDQIGDFLTRIRNASSAGHRTVDIPSSNLKREISRVLQETGFIRKFVVVDDGRQGIIKILLKYNGRSPVIQGLERVSTPGRRLYSGVGDIPKVINGLGYAILSTPKGVLTDKQSREANVGGEILLKVW; encoded by the coding sequence ATGGCTAGCAGCGATCAGATTGGTGACTTTCTAACAAGGATCCGTAATGCTTCGAGTGCGGGACACCGCACCGTGGACATTCCGAGTTCCAACCTCAAGCGGGAAATCAGCCGCGTTCTCCAAGAGACGGGGTTCATCCGCAAGTTCGTGGTCGTCGATGACGGCCGTCAGGGGATCATCAAGATCCTTCTGAAGTACAACGGTCGGAGTCCTGTCATTCAGGGCCTCGAGAGGGTTTCGACCCCAGGCCGTCGGTTGTACTCGGGCGTTGGCGACATCCCTAAGGTCATCAATGGCCTTGGATACGCCATCCTTTCCACTCCCAAGGGCGTCCTCACCGACAAGCAAAGCCGCGAGGCTAATGTCGGAGGGGAAATCCTCCTCAAGGTCTGGTGA
- the rpsS gene encoding 30S ribosomal protein S19: MSRSLKKGAFVDSHLIKKATDALSSGKKTPIKTWSRRSTVVPDFVGLTFAVHNGKQFLPVYVSENMVGHKLGEFAPTRTFKGHTAAKSEKGGKK, encoded by the coding sequence ATGTCTCGTTCTCTCAAAAAAGGCGCTTTCGTCGATAGCCATCTCATCAAGAAGGCCACCGACGCACTCAGCTCAGGCAAGAAGACTCCCATCAAGACCTGGTCCCGCCGTTCGACGGTGGTGCCGGATTTTGTCGGGCTGACCTTCGCTGTCCACAACGGCAAGCAGTTCCTGCCGGTGTACGTCTCGGAAAACATGGTCGGGCACAAGCTCGGCGAGTTCGCCCCGACCCGCACCTTCAAGGGTCACACCGCGGCCAAGTCCGAAAAGGGAGGCAAGAAGTAA
- a CDS encoding GTP-binding protein, with translation MSSPRIRNIGIIAHVDAGKTTLSEQILLHGGVIRQAGRVDEGMSTMDFLRQEQLRGITIRSGVASFRWADCQINFIDTPGHIDFSLEVERSLRVLDGAIAVFCGVRGVEPRTRAVWALAERFGVPRIGWINKLDMPGADFAGTVLEIEDAFGMAVVPVDWPVVKDGVVVGAVDLVDWTAREIREHQSRKLGSIPPEWLDFAGPARERLLDEASRDDEALMGQIIAGTVDPRVLERAIARACGEHRMLPVTGGAALRGWNTRTVLDSAVRYLPDPKPPKGMESHPGAGLIFQVGQAPQEGRMMVTRVFAGEFKRGDQVRSTSNGDPCEIRSLHRVFADDLQDVEVAGPGEIVAMDLSGGWQIGDTLLALDSELVRFEADHQARLVLEVALEAESDEDHATLRGALSRLAEEDGALLWHEESGTGRCVIRGQGELQLEIALDMLREMTPARFKSSTPHVRRRERLAASAGPQSERGEWPGQWMEIQARVADGSDGVKILWEGDVPPGVKAACEAGIQEAMGHGLAGKAGIESGTWTLKLLGGSDVLPAGLAKKIVDHLSAQLIREAGVVVEVPAVQVSIQTPEEAVGAILAALQTRGIQIQAVDTQRNGAEIRAFSPLEPLLGCATLFRSLSKGQAQLSLEPGGWVAASA, from the coding sequence ATGTCCAGTCCACGGATCCGCAATATCGGCATCATCGCCCACGTGGATGCGGGCAAGACCACCCTCTCCGAGCAGATTCTTCTACACGGTGGCGTCATTCGCCAAGCGGGCAGGGTCGACGAAGGCATGTCCACCATGGACTTCCTGCGCCAGGAGCAACTCCGGGGAATCACCATCCGCTCCGGGGTGGCGTCTTTCCGGTGGGCGGATTGCCAGATCAATTTTATCGATACCCCTGGCCACATCGACTTTTCGCTGGAAGTGGAGCGGAGCCTGCGGGTGCTGGACGGAGCCATCGCGGTGTTCTGCGGTGTCCGTGGCGTGGAGCCGCGCACCCGTGCGGTTTGGGCCCTGGCGGAGCGCTTCGGGGTGCCGCGCATCGGCTGGATCAACAAACTGGATATGCCAGGGGCCGATTTCGCCGGGACCGTGCTCGAAATCGAGGACGCCTTTGGAATGGCTGTGGTGCCGGTGGATTGGCCGGTGGTCAAGGACGGCGTGGTGGTGGGAGCGGTGGATCTGGTGGATTGGACCGCCCGGGAGATCCGCGAGCACCAGTCCCGCAAATTGGGATCCATCCCCCCCGAATGGCTGGACTTTGCGGGCCCTGCCCGGGAGCGCCTGCTGGACGAAGCCTCGCGGGACGACGAAGCCCTGATGGGTCAGATCATCGCGGGAACGGTGGATCCAAGGGTTTTGGAGAGGGCGATCGCCCGCGCTTGCGGCGAGCATCGGATGCTTCCCGTGACAGGTGGCGCCGCCCTGCGCGGGTGGAACACGCGAACTGTATTGGACTCCGCCGTTCGGTACTTGCCTGATCCGAAGCCCCCAAAGGGCATGGAGTCCCATCCAGGAGCCGGCCTCATCTTTCAGGTGGGCCAGGCGCCCCAAGAAGGCCGAATGATGGTCACCCGGGTGTTCGCCGGGGAATTCAAACGTGGCGACCAGGTCCGATCGACCTCCAACGGAGACCCCTGCGAGATTCGCTCCCTGCACCGGGTGTTTGCGGATGACCTCCAGGATGTGGAGGTGGCGGGGCCGGGCGAAATTGTCGCCATGGACCTTTCCGGGGGATGGCAGATCGGCGACACCTTATTGGCCCTGGATTCCGAGCTGGTCCGGTTCGAAGCCGACCACCAAGCGAGATTGGTCCTGGAGGTGGCGCTGGAGGCGGAATCCGACGAGGACCATGCCACCTTGCGAGGAGCACTGAGCCGTCTGGCGGAAGAAGACGGGGCCCTGCTTTGGCATGAAGAGTCGGGAACGGGGCGTTGCGTGATCCGGGGCCAAGGGGAGCTCCAGTTGGAAATCGCCTTGGACATGTTGCGCGAAATGACTCCCGCACGATTCAAATCGAGCACTCCCCATGTGCGACGCCGGGAACGGCTGGCCGCGAGCGCGGGCCCCCAAAGCGAGCGGGGCGAATGGCCTGGGCAGTGGATGGAGATCCAGGCGCGGGTCGCGGATGGATCGGACGGAGTCAAGATCTTGTGGGAGGGAGACGTTCCTCCAGGGGTGAAGGCGGCCTGCGAGGCCGGGATCCAGGAGGCCATGGGCCATGGCTTGGCGGGCAAGGCGGGGATCGAGTCCGGCACCTGGACTTTGAAGCTCTTGGGAGGGAGCGACGTGCTTCCTGCGGGGCTGGCCAAAAAGATTGTGGACCACCTTTCTGCCCAATTGATCCGCGAAGCGGGAGTGGTGGTGGAGGTTCCTGCGGTCCAGGTTTCCATCCAGACGCCTGAGGAGGCGGTTGGGGCGATTCTGGCGGCTCTGCAGACTCGGGGCATCCAGATACAAGCCGTTGATACGCAAAGGAATGGCGCGGAAATCAGAGCATTTTCCCCCTTGGAACCCCTGTTGGGTTGTGCTACATTGTTTCGCTCTCTTTCCAAAGGGCAGGCGCAGTTGTCGCTGGAGCCCGGCGGATGGGTGGCTGCGTCGGCTTAG
- the rplE gene encoding 50S ribosomal protein L5 — MSLLKQKYFEVSAPALKEQFGLKNVMQVPRLQKIVLNMGVGEATQNPKLVEEAAKTLAAITGQKAIVTRAKKAISNFKLRENQAIGAKVTLHGNRMYEFLERLIHISLPRVRDFRGVSRKGFDGRGNYTLGIKEQIIFLEIDFDKVETILGMNITFVTSAPNDEQSYALLEGLGMPFRKN, encoded by the coding sequence ATGAGTCTGCTCAAACAAAAATATTTCGAGGTGTCCGCTCCGGCCCTCAAAGAACAGTTCGGATTGAAGAACGTGATGCAGGTTCCACGCCTGCAGAAGATCGTTCTCAATATGGGCGTCGGTGAAGCCACCCAAAACCCGAAGTTGGTCGAGGAGGCCGCCAAGACATTGGCAGCCATCACCGGTCAAAAGGCTATCGTCACTCGGGCGAAGAAGGCTATCTCGAATTTCAAGCTGCGCGAAAACCAGGCAATCGGCGCGAAGGTCACTCTTCACGGCAACCGGATGTACGAGTTCCTCGAGCGACTAATCCACATCTCGCTTCCGCGTGTCCGTGACTTTCGTGGCGTCTCCCGCAAGGGTTTCGATGGCCGCGGGAATTACACCTTGGGCATCAAGGAGCAGATCATCTTCCTGGAAATCGACTTCGATAAGGTCGAAACGATCCTGGGCATGAACATCACCTTTGTCACCAGCGCCCCGAATGACGAGCAGTCATATGCTCTGCTCGAAGGCCTGGGGATGCCCTTCCGCAAGAACTGA
- the rplP gene encoding 50S ribosomal protein L16, with protein sequence MLSPKRVKHRKVMRGNMSGMTTRGANISFGDYGLQAMEEGWITNRQLEAARITMTRHMKRGGKVWIRVFPDKPFTKKPAETRMGSGKGSVEGWVAVTLPGRILFEVGGVEASVAKEALELAAQKLPIKVKILGADIL encoded by the coding sequence ATGTTGAGCCCTAAGCGCGTCAAGCATCGCAAGGTCATGCGCGGCAACATGAGCGGCATGACCACCCGTGGCGCGAACATCTCGTTCGGCGACTACGGCCTGCAGGCCATGGAAGAGGGTTGGATCACCAACCGCCAGCTGGAAGCCGCACGTATCACCATGACCCGCCACATGAAGCGTGGCGGCAAGGTGTGGATCCGTGTGTTTCCGGACAAGCCGTTCACCAAGAAGCCTGCCGAAACCCGAATGGGTTCGGGCAAGGGTTCCGTCGAAGGCTGGGTCGCTGTGACTCTTCCTGGTCGGATCCTCTTCGAAGTTGGTGGAGTCGAGGCGAGTGTGGCCAAGGAGGCCCTCGAACTGGCGGCACAGAAGCTGCCCATCAAGGTCAAGATCCTGGGAGCTGATATCCTATGA
- the rplV gene encoding 50S ribosomal protein L22 — translation MQALAKSTFVRSSSPKLRIVAKHIRGVDVNQALVTLRALSRRNKGAYLLEKTLSSAVANFQVKNSEGAADVERLKVKTVMIDEGPLMKRIRPHAQGRAFRILKKMSHITVVVSD, via the coding sequence ATGCAAGCTCTTGCCAAGTCCACTTTCGTGCGCTCCAGCTCTCCGAAGCTGCGCATCGTGGCCAAGCACATCCGTGGGGTGGACGTGAACCAGGCTCTGGTCACGCTCCGTGCCCTCTCGCGTCGCAACAAAGGCGCGTACCTGTTGGAGAAGACCTTGAGTTCGGCCGTGGCCAACTTCCAGGTGAAAAACTCCGAGGGTGCAGCTGACGTCGAGCGTCTCAAGGTGAAAACCGTGATGATCGACGAAGGTCCTCTGATGAAGCGGATTCGTCCGCACGCTCAGGGCCGCGCATTCCGAATTCTCAAGAAGATGAGCCACATTACTGTGGTTGTGTCGGACTAA
- the rpsC gene encoding 30S ribosomal protein S3, with the protein MGQKAIPTGLRLGIIRTWNSKWYAEGKQYQDLIYEDLLLRRYIKKRLQHAAISSVGIERTVKKVTVNIFTARPGIVIGKKGEEVERLKGEIQHLTGKEIYINIREIKRPETDAALVAENIAKQLEKRVAFRRTMKKAISTSMRLGAEGIKVVCSGRLGGAEIARTEKYRDGRIPLHTLRADIDYATATAHTTSGCIGVKVWICKGEIIRRNRNADEVGQEA; encoded by the coding sequence ATGGGTCAGAAAGCAATCCCAACTGGACTTCGCCTCGGGATCATCCGCACTTGGAATTCCAAGTGGTATGCCGAAGGGAAGCAGTACCAGGACCTCATCTATGAGGATCTCCTGCTCCGTCGCTACATCAAGAAGCGTCTCCAGCACGCGGCCATTTCTTCGGTGGGCATCGAGCGCACCGTCAAGAAGGTGACCGTCAACATCTTCACCGCTCGTCCCGGCATCGTGATCGGGAAGAAGGGTGAAGAAGTGGAGCGCCTCAAGGGTGAGATCCAGCATCTCACCGGCAAGGAGATCTACATCAACATCCGCGAGATCAAGCGCCCCGAAACGGACGCGGCTCTCGTTGCCGAGAACATCGCCAAGCAGCTGGAAAAGCGTGTCGCTTTCCGTCGCACGATGAAGAAGGCGATCAGCACCTCCATGCGTTTGGGTGCCGAAGGAATCAAGGTGGTCTGCTCGGGACGTCTTGGCGGAGCGGAAATCGCTCGTACCGAGAAGTACCGCGATGGACGCATCCCCCTGCACACTCTGCGTGCGGACATCGATTACGCCACGGCCACGGCCCATACCACCTCCGGTTGCATCGGAGTGAAGGTCTGGATCTGCAAGGGCGAGATCATCCGTCGCAACCGCAACGCCGACGAAGTCGGCCAGGAGGCATGA
- the rplN gene encoding 50S ribosomal protein L14, producing MIQQQSRLVVADNSGAREVMCIKVLGGSKRRYASVGDIIVVSVKQATPGAPVKKGAVQKAVIVRTRSAVRRNDGSYVRFGDNAAVIINDSREPKATRIFGPVARELRERQFMKIVSLAPEVI from the coding sequence ATGATCCAACAGCAATCCAGACTCGTGGTGGCCGACAACTCCGGTGCGCGTGAAGTCATGTGCATCAAGGTTTTGGGTGGTTCCAAGCGTCGTTACGCTTCGGTCGGCGACATCATCGTCGTCTCCGTCAAGCAAGCAACGCCTGGCGCACCAGTTAAGAAGGGCGCAGTCCAAAAAGCCGTGATCGTTCGCACCCGTTCGGCCGTCCGCCGCAACGATGGTTCGTACGTCCGCTTTGGCGACAACGCTGCCGTCATCATCAACGACTCGCGGGAACCCAAGGCGACCCGCATCTTCGGACCTGTGGCTCGCGAATTGCGCGAACGCCAGTTCATGAAGATCGTTTCCTTGGCTCCGGAGGTGATCTGA
- a CDS encoding 50S ribosomal protein L23, with translation MNHVSDIIVRPLLTEKSTLARYSGSLYTFEVNRDASKTEIAAAVTKAFGVQVEGVRTANFLGKVKRVRKGIGSRSDWKKAFVKLADGQTIDALEGV, from the coding sequence ATGAACCACGTCTCCGACATCATCGTCCGTCCTCTCCTCACCGAGAAGAGCACGTTGGCTCGCTACTCCGGTAGCTTGTACACGTTCGAAGTGAACCGCGACGCGAGCAAGACAGAAATTGCCGCCGCCGTGACCAAGGCCTTCGGCGTGCAAGTGGAAGGTGTCCGTACGGCCAACTTCCTGGGCAAAGTCAAGCGCGTCCGCAAGGGCATTGGCTCCCGTTCCGACTGGAAGAAGGCGTTCGTCAAGCTGGCCGATGGCCAGACCATCGATGCCCTGGAGGGAGTCTGA
- a CDS encoding type Z 30S ribosomal protein S14, with protein sequence MAKRSLIEKQRKTPKFRVRKYNRCRRCGRPRAFLRDFGLCRICFRELALAGDLPGVTKASW encoded by the coding sequence ATGGCAAAACGTTCATTGATTGAAAAACAGCGGAAGACCCCCAAGTTTCGGGTCCGCAAGTACAACCGTTGTCGCCGCTGTGGACGCCCTCGTGCGTTCCTGCGGGATTTCGGCCTTTGCAGAATTTGCTTCCGCGAGTTAGCGCTCGCGGGAGACCTGCCTGGTGTCACAAAGGCCAGCTGGTAA